Part of the Oncorhynchus mykiss isolate Arlee chromosome 23, USDA_OmykA_1.1, whole genome shotgun sequence genome is shown below.
cgatacgccatgccatctggtttgcgcttagtgggactatcatttgtttttcaacaggacaatgacccaaaacacacctccaggctgtgtaagggctatttgaccaaggagagtgatggagtgctgcatcagatgacctggcctccacaatcccccgactgcaacccaattgagatggtttgggatgagttggactgcagagtgaaggaaaagcaaccaacaagtgctcagcatatgtgggaactccttcaagactgttgaaggatcattcctcatgaagctggttgagagaatcctaagagtgtgcaaagctgtcatcaaggcaaagggtggctactttgaagaattaaaaatatatttgcactttatgattccatatgtgttatttcatagttttgatgtcttcactattattctacaatgtagaaaatagtaaaaaataaagaaaaacccttgaatggggaggtgtgtccaaacctttgactggtactgtatactcaaATTTACAATGCAATAGACGTTTATGTATTCCAAAGAGACATTTACATATAGCTACTTCCATGCATTAATTTATACACAAGCATGCAAACAATGCAACAAGTGCACTCGGTAAGTCTATTACTAACATACAGAAGTGATAGGCAAAACCAACAAAGTCAACAAAAGCTATTTGTTCATGAAATGTTCATTTTACAAAATCAAACTTCTTTTCAGTTTAGTAATTTGCTTCTAAATTGCAACCAcattcatacagtgcattcagaaagtactcagaccccttgacttttaacacatttgttacaaccttattctaaaatggattgttttttctcatccatctccacacaataccccataatgacaaagtgaaaaaaggttttcagaattgtttgtaaatgtgtgtgtatatatatatatatatatatatataaatatataaacttatttagataagtattcagactctttgctatgagactcagaattgcgctcaggtgcatcctgtttacattgatcatccttgatgtttctacaacttgattggagtccacctgtggtaaattcaattgatttgacatgatttggaaaggcacacacctgtctacataaggtcccacagttgacagtacatgtcagagcaagccatgaggtcgaaggaattgtccttagagctccgggacaggattgtgtcgaggcacagatctggggaagggtaccttggtcaggtaggtgaccaagaacctgatggtcactctgacagagctctagcgttcctctgtggagaccatctctacagcactccaccaatcaggcctttatggtagagtgggcagacggaagccactcctcagtaaaaggcacatgacagcctgcttggagtttgccaaaaggcacctcaagactctgaccatgagaaacaagattatctggtctgatgaaaccaagattgaactctttggcctgaatgccaaacatcacgtctggaggaaacctggcaccatccctacggtgaagcatggtggtggcagcatcatgctgtggggatgtttttcagaggaagGGACTAGGAGATCAGTCAgcagagggaaagatgaacagagtgatccttgatgaaaacctgctctagagtgctcaggatctcagacaggagccaaggttcaccttccaccaggacaacgaccctaagcacacagccaagacaacacaggagtggcttcagggtaaagtctctgaatgtccttgagtggccaagccagagcccggacttgaactcgatcaaacatctctggagacctgaaaatagctgtgcagtgatgctctccatccaacttgacagagcttgaggatctgcagagaagaatgggagaaacttcccaaatacaggtgtgccaagcttgtagcgtcatacccaagaagactcaaggctgtaatcattgccaaaggtgcttcaacaaagtcctcactacttatgttaatgtgataattccatttttttttatatatatacatttgcaaaaaaaatctaaaaacctgtttatgctttgttattatggggttttgtgtgtagattgatgagaagaaacaaataaaataatccattttagaataaggctgtaacgtaacaaaatgtggaaaaggtcaagaggtctgaatacactgtatatccAAAAGGGCAATGGGGACAGGAATAGAAAAGGGGAAAATAGATGAAAAGACAAAGACCAGTTCCAAATAGAAAGTGTAAAATAAAGACAATTCCTTCAGTTATCACCAAGAAACACAGTTAGGCCAGAGGACAGCTGCATAAATGGTCACACACAGATCATACACTCACACTGCATTTAGGAAATCACAGTCTGTAAACTTTAAAACATTAGGGAGAAGTATCCATCACTACATTAGCCGATTCCTTTGGCCTTGCAGAGTGACGTCCCCTCTGTCTCCTACTCCATCATGCCCCAGGCCTCCTCTGCTTTCATATAGTACTGGTTGGCCAGTCGGCCTTTCATTGCTTCCATGGCTGCGTCTGCTGCCTGTGTGAACAGATCACCTgtgccagagaaagagagagtctgtGGTTAGTCACTGTAAGTACAACAGAGGTTATCACACCGAGGGCTCAAGTTAGGGTTTAGTTCTAGTTTAAGTTCAgctgtgtttctctctgcttACTTACCTGCTCTCTGTGGGTCTCGGTCCAGGCCATGGCCCCCCTCCTGGTACATCTCAGCCTCTCTGGCCAGCAGCAGGTAGAGAGGCTCGTCCTGCATGCCGTCAAACTCGCCCCCCTCGTCGTAGTCCGTCATGTTCAGGGCACAGTTGTACCAGCTCACCGCCTCCTTCCAGTCCTGGGACCTGAGAACCACAGAGGTTTTTATAGGTTTGTTATGAAGAGGCGCTTTTCATTTAACATCCATTTCACAGTCCTGATATAGTCTGTGTCTTGGGGACTGCTCTCTATTATTTGTGTAATCTGTATTGTTCTGGGTTGATAGCTTCTCATCATAGATGGTCCCATCATTAGTTGATATCTGATATGTCCCCCCAGTCTCTGACCTGTCTGGTGAGAGGATGATGCCGGTGTCGAAGGCCCTGGCCACCAGGATCATACAGGGTCTGTCTCCTGCCTCAGCAGCCTGCAGCAGGAACTTGAAACCCTTCATACGGCTCCCTGAGTTGTCCTGATCACAAGAAAACAACATACAGCATGGAATTACAATATAGAGAAGGAGTCAAAAGACACATTGTgaattagagagagaggtagagagatagagagaaagagatacctCTAGCTCAATCTCTGACAGTATATGGTGTGGCAGCTGTAGGTAACACTGTCCCAGGGCAATGATAGCCTCTAGTTCCCCACACATGGCTGCCGTCTTCAGATGGTACATGGCTGAGTCCTGGTCCCACTGCTCCTCCTTTTCACAGAACCGACCACCCTCGTGGTAATTCACCATCGCCAGGTGGACCTGGGGAAGAGGCAAAAGGCGATTTATTGTGTGTTTttagtgtgtgtacgtgcatgtgtgtgtgtgttccagccaCTCACTTTCCCCAGGATGGACTTCCCGGTCTTCCTCTCCAGGATCATGGAGTCGAGTCTCTCCACCTCCACAGCAACACAGGATGGCCGGTGGACGTGAGAACGAGAAGTGTGGTAGACACTCCATTTCTCATCTGtcagctagacagacagagagcatagAAAAGGTCAATGAAgcactgtatatgtatgcatgttcATAGTACTCAAGCCTCAACTTGTACATATCTGATTTAACACTAATGCTAATCATACCACAGGTATGCAGTGAGAGATGGAACAGGCAGTTACAGACCTATTGATTGGTTAGGTGATTTGATCAGGGAGGGAGCAGGTGAACATGTTGACATGGAGAGGCCAAACAAGGACACACATAGAATAAGACCAAAACACAGGGCGGCTGCTGAGTTTGAATTCCTTTTCTTGGGTGCAATAAAACCTTTGCCCCTACTAAGCATACATCCTTAGAAAACAAGCATGTGTCAAATCATCAACTGACACAGTGCAACGTCAGTGCTCCACCCTGCAAAGGCCTGGGTTAGTCCCCTTCATGCAGAGGACAGGGCTGTTGGCTGTTGGAGACGTTTACAGCAAGATAAtttaggtttgggttaagggaGGATCTGCTAGGAACCTTTCTCTAGCAAGGAGACAGACACAGCAGCAAAAACCCAGTTAGCTGTCAGTTATCCCATGGAATGGAGCCATAGATTAGACAGCAGGAACTCTACACTAGTGAGCAAAGGATAGGGGGCGACAAAGATGAGCAAGGGGTTATTTGATTATAGCGAAGGTGGCTTTGATAATGGTCATTTATTTTGTTTACCCATCCGACTCAGACTGCTGTAGAGGTGGGGCGGGCCTACATGGTGACATAAACGGAGCTAAAGAGAAGGTCAGATTCACACATACAGAGAGTAATAGGTTAACAGCTTTTGATGTTGGGGCGTCAGAGAATCCATGTCATGGTGGTccagtgtggctcagttggtagagcatggcacttccaatgccagggttatgggttcgattcccacgggggaccagtatgaaaatgtatgcactcactacggtaagtcgctctggataagagcgtctgctcaATTAATCAAATGTAAATGGTGAGCAAACATGAACAATAACTTTGGTGTCAGCTAGAAACAATACAAGACTAAAGAGGAAGTAGTTGACTGTTTCCATAAAGTATTTATGACTGACAAGCTCACCAAGACTGAGTGTTGGTGTAGAGAAGAGTAATGTCCCCCATCGTTGGGGTCCCCTTCACTTGGACACCCACTGTCTCCTCCATTCTCTGAGTCCTACAGAAAACAAGCACAGGCCTCAGTTTATGTCAACCACAACTAATGTCATTCTTGTGATCAGGATTCGTAAGAGCCATTTCCACAAAGCCTTCACTGACCTTGTGTTCTGGGCTGTGGCTGCGGTTGTTGTGTTTCTCCCGTTCATCCATCTCATTTACAAAATACCAATCTGAGGGTGGGAAACCAGATGTTAGATTAgaagaatggcagattttttaaagAGTTGAGTTCAACTATATCTCAAACTGAGCCCTTGTTCATTCAACCTCTAGTCTAGGGTATCAAATAACAACACCGGTTAGTTTGTTTTTATGGGGCTTTAGGCATGCTATTTGGAACGTCATGCTAATGCTGGGCTGCAGCTAATAAAACAAACCCAGATGTTGGGTCACTGACATCACAGGCCCACAGATAACCTTCTAGATTAACATACAATTAGATAAGTGTTATTTGGGTGTACTATAACCTCTAAGCCCTGTTCCTACCCAGAGGAGACTTTCCCATGGAGCCCATAGAGAAGTGCTGTCCTAGGGGGGAGCCAGGGAAGGCGAGGGGCGAGCAGGGGATGGAGTCACTTATAGTGTTGTCCCCAGTCAGGGTCTCTGACAGACGGGAGAGAAGTGGGGGCGCACGGCCCACTGAGATGGTACGAACACGAGCTGAACCACACTGTTCCTCACTACCCCTCAGTACCGTCTGGGCCGACCTCTGATTGGAGGGGAGGGTTGAAAATATTGTTAAATATGAGGACTAAAAGACAATTCTAAATAGCTGCATAAAAGTTGCATGACGTCTCGGGCATGTGTTCAAATAATTTCCACGGTTGTATCCTGTCTGTGATGTGCTAATATAATTTCTGTGGTAATACGATGCCTGTGGCTACAACTAGGATGATATGTGATGCTATGTGTCATCGGTCTCACACACTTTGATTCTACTTCAATATATTTCTATGGTCTCACCAGCAGTCTGTTGGTGCAGTCCAGCTGGCTTTTCTCTGCAGTGGAGAGGTCAAAGGGTGTGAGGCCCATACTCTTACAGATCTTATTACACAGGTGGGAGTGGAAGAACAGCGCCATGCCCCGCACACCTGTAATACACATACAAGTATGTTGCAATCTAATTGAAAGTATTTCGCTAGGTGGGTCACAACTGAAAATGTCAGTCTACCTTTGTGTTGCTAacagtgtgactgtgtgagagaaaGCCGTACCCAGGTTTCCATTTCCAAAGCCTTTGCCCTTCTCCGTGTGGATCTGGGGGTCCGTGTAGAGGTCCCCCACCCCCTGGATGTCCACCACGATCAGCTGGTGGGCCGAACGCTCAAATGAGAAGTGACTAAATGCCTGCAGGCAGACAGAAAATCACTAGTTACCAGCAAACAACGAAAATATGGTGGTTTACAGGCATTTTGATAGGTTGGAAGTTCACACACAGAACAAAGAAAAATGATACAATTTCAAATCTAGCATTTTCAATTGATAACAAAGATGAAGATGCATTGTTGGGTTCTGCAGCTCAGGAGTAATCCATGAAGTTggccaacacatttacagcagTAACAGCCTGATGTTGTCGTCCTTGACGAAGAAGTACCTGTGGAGTGAGCCTGATGTTGTCGTCCTTGACGAAGAAGTACCTGTGGAGTGAGCCTGATGTTGTCGTCCTTGACGAAGAAGTACCTGTGGAGTGAGCCTGATGTTGTCGTCCTTGACGAAGAAGTACCTGTGGAGTGAGCCTGATGTTGTCGTCCTTGACGAAGAAGTACCTGTGGAGTGAGCCTGATGTTGTCATCCTTGACGAAGAAGTACCTGTGGAGTGAGCCTGATGTTGTTGTCCTTGACGAAGAAGTACCTGTGGAGTGAGCCTGATGTTGTCGTCCTTGACGAAGAAGTACCTGTGGAGTGAGCCTGATGTTGTCATCCTTGACGAAGCCGGAGTTGGAGTTGTATTTTGTGTACTTCCCCTCAATGTAGTGTTCCAG
Proteins encoded:
- the LOC110502851 gene encoding eukaryotic elongation factor 2 kinase isoform X3, encoding MGEHRAFLTTVQLQFLFNAQYSSHTPLQATMEDDLMFSMEEVGSAQHNPRKQRTPGQHAPSLSEANDSGEDDYYICPITDDPVSQAKDICGYLKNLVHSNQLSNSPQNSFMYKAAWNRALEKAKAMPDLWAEFHLEEVKTEPCIRYRYKAITAEWSQDTVHIKMSGQPFGRGAMRECFRTKKLSNFSHSSNWKSACNYVTKRYMEPVDRDVYFEDVRLQMEAKLWGEEYNRHRPPKQVDIMQMCVIEMMQRPGKPLYHLEHYIEGKYTKYNSNSGFVKDDNIRLTPQVLLRQGRQHQAHSTGTSSSRTTTSGSLHRYFFVKDDNIRLTPQAFSHFSFERSAHQLIVVDIQGVGDLYTDPQIHTEKGKGFGNGNLGVRGMALFFHSHLCNKICKSMGLTPFDLSTAEKSQLDCTNRLLRSAQTVLRGSEEQCGSARVRTISVGRAPPLLSRLSETLTGDNTISDSIPCSPLAFPGSPLGQHFSMGSMGKSPLDWYFVNEMDEREKHNNRSHSPEHKDSENGGDSGCPSEGDPNDGGHYSSLHQHSVLLTDEKWSVYHTSRSHVHRPSCVAVEVERLDSMILERKTGKSILGKVHLAMVNYHEGGRFCEKEEQWDQDSAMYHLKTAAMCGELEAIIALGQCYLQLPHHILSEIELEDNSGSRMKGFKFLLQAAEAGDRPCMILVARAFDTGIILSPDRSQDWKEAVSWYNCALNMTDYDEGGEFDGMQDEPLYLLLAREAEMYQEGGHGLDRDPQRAGDLFTQAADAAMEAMKGRLANQYYMKAEEAWGMME
- the LOC110502851 gene encoding eukaryotic elongation factor 2 kinase isoform X5; translated protein: MGEHRAFLTTVQLQFLFNAQYSSHTPLQATMEDDLMFSMEEVGSAQHNPRKQRTPGQHAPSLSEANDSGEDDYYICPITDDPVSQAKDICGYLKNLVHSNQLSNSPQNSFMYKNETETEKETPQQRSVEFGALSDNGRAAWNRALEKAKAMPDLWAEFHLEEVKTEPCIRYRYKAITAEWSQDTVHIKMSGQPFGRGAMRECFRTKKLSNFSHSSNWKSACNYVTKRYMEPVDRDVYFEDVRLQMEAKLWGEEYNRHRPPKQVDIMQMCVIEMMQRPGKPLYHLEHYIEGKYTKYNSNSGFVKDDNIRLTPQAFSHFSFERSAHQLIVVDIQGVGDLYTDPQIHTEKGKGFGNGNLGVRGMALFFHSHLCNKICKSMGLTPFDLSTAEKSQLDCTNRLLRSAQTVLRGSEEQCGSARVRTISVGRAPPLLSRLSETLTGDNTISDSIPCSPLAFPGSPLGQHFSMGSMGKSPLDWYFVNEMDEREKHNNRSHSPEHKDSENGGDSGCPSEGDPNDGGHYSSLHQHSVLLTDEKWSVYHTSRSHVHRPSCVAVEVERLDSMILERKTGKSILGKVHLAMVNYHEGGRFCEKEEQWDQDSAMYHLKTAAMCGELEAIIALGQCYLQLPHHILSEIELEDNSGSRMKGFKFLLQAAEAGDRPCMILVARAFDTGIILSPDRSQDWKEAVSWYNCALNMTDYDEGGEFDGMQDEPLYLLLAREAEMYQEGGHGLDRDPQRAGDLFTQAADAAMEAMKGRLANQYYMKAEEAWGMME
- the LOC110502851 gene encoding eukaryotic elongation factor 2 kinase isoform X6 → MGEHRAFLTTVQLQFLFNAQYSSHTPLQATMEDDLMFSMEEVGSAQHNPRKQRTPGQHAPSLSEANDSGEDDYYICPITDDPVSQAKDICGYLKNLVHSNQLSNSPQNSFMYKAAWNRALEKAKAMPDLWAEFHLEEVKTEPCIRYRYKAITAEWSQDTVHIKMSGQPFGRGAMRECFRTKKLSNFSHSSNWKSACNYVTKRYMEPVDRDVYFEDVRLQMEAKLWGEEYNRHRPPKQVDIMQMCVIEMMQRPGKPLYHLEHYIEGKYTKYNSNSGFVKDDNIRLTPQAFSHFSFERSAHQLIVVDIQGVGDLYTDPQIHTEKGKGFGNGNLGVRGMALFFHSHLCNKICKSMGLTPFDLSTAEKSQLDCTNRLLRSAQTVLRGSEEQCGSARVRTISVGRAPPLLSRLSETLTGDNTISDSIPCSPLAFPGSPLGQHFSMGSMGKSPLDWYFVNEMDEREKHNNRSHSPEHKDSENGGDSGCPSEGDPNDGGHYSSLHQHSVLLTDEKWSVYHTSRSHVHRPSCVAVEVERLDSMILERKTGKSILGKVHLAMVNYHEGGRFCEKEEQWDQDSAMYHLKTAAMCGELEAIIALGQCYLQLPHHILSEIELEDNSGSRMKGFKFLLQAAEAGDRPCMILVARAFDTGIILSPDRSQDWKEAVSWYNCALNMTDYDEGGEFDGMQDEPLYLLLAREAEMYQEGGHGLDRDPQRAGDLFTQAADAAMEAMKGRLANQYYMKAEEAWGMME
- the LOC110502851 gene encoding eukaryotic elongation factor 2 kinase isoform X7, with translation MKQKQRRKLHNNGQLSLGRYLTMDGYKAITAEWSQDTVHIKMSGQPFGRGAMRECFRTKKLSNFSHSSNWKSACNYVTKRYMEPVDRDVYFEDVRLQMEAKLWGEEYNRHRPPKQVDIMQMCVIEMMQRPGKPLYHLEHYIEGKYTKYNSNSGFVKDDNIRLTPQVLLRQGRQHQAHSTGTSSSRTTTSGSLHRYFFVKDDNIRLTPQAFSHFSFERSAHQLIVVDIQGVGDLYTDPQIHTEKGKGFGNGNLGVRGMALFFHSHLCNKICKSMGLTPFDLSTAEKSQLDCTNRLLRSAQTVLRGSEEQCGSARVRTISVGRAPPLLSRLSETLTGDNTISDSIPCSPLAFPGSPLGQHFSMGSMGKSPLDWYFVNEMDEREKHNNRSHSPEHKDSENGGDSGCPSEGDPNDGGHYSSLHQHSVLLTDEKWSVYHTSRSHVHRPSCVAVEVERLDSMILERKTGKSILGKVHLAMVNYHEGGRFCEKEEQWDQDSAMYHLKTAAMCGELEAIIALGQCYLQLPHHILSEIELEDNSGSRMKGFKFLLQAAEAGDRPCMILVARAFDTGIILSPDRSQDWKEAVSWYNCALNMTDYDEGGEFDGMQDEPLYLLLAREAEMYQEGGHGLDRDPQRAGDLFTQAADAAMEAMKGRLANQYYMKAEEAWGMME
- the LOC110502851 gene encoding eukaryotic elongation factor 2 kinase isoform X4, with the protein product MEDDLMFSMEEVGSAQHNPRKQRTPGQHAPSLSEANDSGEDDYYICPITDDPVSQAKDICGYLKNLVHSNQLSNSPQNSFMYKNETETEKETPQQRSVEFGALSDNGRAAWNRALEKAKAMPDLWAEFHLEEVKTEPCIRYRYKAITAEWSQDTVHIKMSGQPFGRGAMRECFRTKKLSNFSHSSNWKSACNYVTKRYMEPVDRDVYFEDVRLQMEAKLWGEEYNRHRPPKQVDIMQMCVIEMMQRPGKPLYHLEHYIEGKYTKYNSNSGFVKDDNIRLTPQVLLRQGRQHQAHSTGTSSSRTTTSGSLHRYFFVKDDNIRLTPQAFSHFSFERSAHQLIVVDIQGVGDLYTDPQIHTEKGKGFGNGNLGVRGMALFFHSHLCNKICKSMGLTPFDLSTAEKSQLDCTNRLLRSAQTVLRGSEEQCGSARVRTISVGRAPPLLSRLSETLTGDNTISDSIPCSPLAFPGSPLGQHFSMGSMGKSPLDWYFVNEMDEREKHNNRSHSPEHKDSENGGDSGCPSEGDPNDGGHYSSLHQHSVLLTDEKWSVYHTSRSHVHRPSCVAVEVERLDSMILERKTGKSILGKVHLAMVNYHEGGRFCEKEEQWDQDSAMYHLKTAAMCGELEAIIALGQCYLQLPHHILSEIELEDNSGSRMKGFKFLLQAAEAGDRPCMILVARAFDTGIILSPDRSQDWKEAVSWYNCALNMTDYDEGGEFDGMQDEPLYLLLAREAEMYQEGGHGLDRDPQRAGDLFTQAADAAMEAMKGRLANQYYMKAEEAWGMME
- the LOC110502851 gene encoding eukaryotic elongation factor 2 kinase isoform X1, with protein sequence MGEHRAFLTTVQLQFLFNAQYSSHTPLQATMEDDLMFSMEEVGSAQHNPRKQRTPGQHAPSLSEANDSGEDDYYICPITDDPVSQAKDICGYLKNLVHSNQLSNSPQNSFMYKNETETEKETPQQRSVEFGALSDNGRAAWNRALEKAKAMPDLWAEFHLEEVKTEPCIRYRYKAITAEWSQDTVHIKMSGQPFGRGAMRECFRTKKLSNFSHSSNWKSACNYVTKRYMEPVDRDVYFEDVRLQMEAKLWGEEYNRHRPPKQVDIMQMCVIEMMQRPGKPLYHLEHYIEGKYTKYNSNSGFVKDDNIRLTPQVLLRQGRQHQAHSTGTSSSRTTTSGSLHRYFFVKDDNIRLTPQAFSHFSFERSAHQLIVVDIQGVGDLYTDPQIHTEKGKGFGNGNLGVRGMALFFHSHLCNKICKSMGLTPFDLSTAEKSQLDCTNRLLRSAQTVLRGSEEQCGSARVRTISVGRAPPLLSRLSETLTGDNTISDSIPCSPLAFPGSPLGQHFSMGSMGKSPLDWYFVNEMDEREKHNNRSHSPEHKDSENGGDSGCPSEGDPNDGGHYSSLHQHSVLLTDEKWSVYHTSRSHVHRPSCVAVEVERLDSMILERKTGKSILGKVHLAMVNYHEGGRFCEKEEQWDQDSAMYHLKTAAMCGELEAIIALGQCYLQLPHHILSEIELEDNSGSRMKGFKFLLQAAEAGDRPCMILVARAFDTGIILSPDRSQDWKEAVSWYNCALNMTDYDEGGEFDGMQDEPLYLLLAREAEMYQEGGHGLDRDPQRAGDLFTQAADAAMEAMKGRLANQYYMKAEEAWGMME
- the LOC110502851 gene encoding eukaryotic elongation factor 2 kinase isoform X2, with protein sequence MAQYSSHTPLQATMEDDLMFSMEEVGSAQHNPRKQRTPGQHAPSLSEANDSGEDDYYICPITDDPVSQAKDICGYLKNLVHSNQLSNSPQNSFMYKNETETEKETPQQRSVEFGALSDNGRAAWNRALEKAKAMPDLWAEFHLEEVKTEPCIRYRYKAITAEWSQDTVHIKMSGQPFGRGAMRECFRTKKLSNFSHSSNWKSACNYVTKRYMEPVDRDVYFEDVRLQMEAKLWGEEYNRHRPPKQVDIMQMCVIEMMQRPGKPLYHLEHYIEGKYTKYNSNSGFVKDDNIRLTPQVLLRQGRQHQAHSTGTSSSRTTTSGSLHRYFFVKDDNIRLTPQAFSHFSFERSAHQLIVVDIQGVGDLYTDPQIHTEKGKGFGNGNLGVRGMALFFHSHLCNKICKSMGLTPFDLSTAEKSQLDCTNRLLRSAQTVLRGSEEQCGSARVRTISVGRAPPLLSRLSETLTGDNTISDSIPCSPLAFPGSPLGQHFSMGSMGKSPLDWYFVNEMDEREKHNNRSHSPEHKDSENGGDSGCPSEGDPNDGGHYSSLHQHSVLLTDEKWSVYHTSRSHVHRPSCVAVEVERLDSMILERKTGKSILGKVHLAMVNYHEGGRFCEKEEQWDQDSAMYHLKTAAMCGELEAIIALGQCYLQLPHHILSEIELEDNSGSRMKGFKFLLQAAEAGDRPCMILVARAFDTGIILSPDRSQDWKEAVSWYNCALNMTDYDEGGEFDGMQDEPLYLLLAREAEMYQEGGHGLDRDPQRAGDLFTQAADAAMEAMKGRLANQYYMKAEEAWGMME